A single Kribbella aluminosa DNA region contains:
- a CDS encoding CGNR zinc finger domain-containing protein — protein sequence MLDAPLPPAPGADTWLALDFANTAIALPNGQYVDLLGNPASVNSWLAAHNLASENADVQELCATQLRALREHIRSLFAARLADAPALPTALDAVNDALTRIPTAPLLRWDDKTGPYRAAPCPTNKILEHAMATISANAADLLTSREPLIACEATPCNRYLIPHGRRHWCSTRCGDRARAARAYARRTPR from the coding sequence ATGCTGGATGCACCGCTTCCGCCCGCGCCCGGCGCGGACACCTGGCTCGCGCTGGACTTCGCGAACACCGCGATCGCCCTCCCCAACGGCCAGTACGTCGACCTGCTCGGCAACCCCGCGTCCGTCAACAGCTGGCTGGCCGCGCACAACCTCGCCTCCGAGAACGCCGACGTACAGGAGCTGTGTGCGACTCAACTCCGCGCCCTTCGCGAACACATCCGCTCGCTCTTCGCCGCCCGCCTGGCCGACGCTCCGGCTCTCCCGACGGCCCTCGACGCCGTCAACGATGCCCTGACCCGGATCCCCACCGCGCCGCTCCTCCGCTGGGACGACAAAACCGGGCCCTACCGCGCCGCACCCTGCCCCACGAACAAGATCCTCGAACACGCCATGGCCACCATCTCAGCCAACGCGGCCGACCTCCTGACCAGCAGGGAACCCCTGATCGCCTGCGAAGCCACCCCGTGCAACCGGTACCTGATCCCGCACGGCCGCCGCCACTGGTGCTCCACCCGCTGCGGCGACCGAGCCCGAGCCGCCCGCGCCTACGCCCGCCGCACTCCCCGCTAA
- a CDS encoding MFS transporter, translating into MKLTALLVCVFGVTTGEFVVAGILPAMAGDLNVPIPAAGLLVTAYALGMIVGGPVLTAITAGRPRKPLVIGLLVVAVTGNLLSSIAPGYGVLFVARIVTALVTSTFFANAIVIATSSAPPEKKASTVAKLAFGMNLAMILGAPLGTWIGEAFGWRATFAAITACCAAGLILVARFVPNDQPGVRTRALGEFAVFRNRDLRLAITITAVANIGVLMVFTYLAPLLTGPASFPAAAVAPMLLVYGVGATIGNLVGGRLADRALLPSQLGALAIVVLLLVALRLSPTAITTGVLVFALGAVGFSVIPGMQARVLATAAEAPTLAIAVNASAYQIAAACAGWLGGRVVAGPGLSAIYLVAAAATVLGLVLTGFVSARQAAYRKLGQQG; encoded by the coding sequence GTGAAGCTGACAGCGTTGCTGGTGTGCGTGTTCGGGGTGACCACGGGGGAGTTCGTGGTGGCCGGGATTCTGCCCGCAATGGCGGGGGACCTGAACGTGCCGATCCCGGCGGCCGGCCTGCTGGTGACGGCGTACGCGCTCGGCATGATCGTCGGCGGTCCGGTGCTGACGGCGATCACGGCCGGCCGGCCGCGGAAGCCGCTCGTCATCGGGCTGCTCGTGGTCGCGGTCACCGGCAATCTGCTGTCCAGCATCGCGCCCGGGTACGGCGTCCTGTTCGTCGCGCGGATCGTGACCGCGCTGGTCACCTCGACGTTCTTCGCGAATGCGATCGTCATCGCGACCAGCTCCGCGCCGCCGGAGAAGAAGGCGTCGACCGTCGCCAAGCTTGCCTTCGGCATGAACCTGGCGATGATCCTCGGCGCGCCGCTCGGCACCTGGATCGGCGAGGCGTTCGGCTGGCGTGCGACGTTCGCGGCGATCACGGCCTGCTGTGCGGCGGGCCTGATCCTGGTCGCCCGCTTCGTGCCCAATGATCAACCTGGCGTCCGGACCCGGGCACTGGGGGAGTTCGCGGTCTTCCGCAACCGTGACCTGCGTCTCGCGATCACCATCACAGCCGTCGCCAACATCGGCGTACTGATGGTGTTCACCTACCTCGCACCATTGCTGACTGGTCCCGCATCGTTCCCCGCCGCTGCCGTTGCCCCGATGCTGCTGGTGTACGGCGTCGGCGCGACGATCGGGAACCTGGTCGGCGGCCGCCTGGCGGACCGTGCCCTGTTGCCGTCCCAACTCGGCGCGCTCGCAATCGTCGTCCTGCTGCTCGTCGCACTCCGCCTCAGCCCGACCGCGATCACCACCGGCGTGCTCGTCTTCGCCCTCGGCGCCGTCGGCTTCTCGGTCATCCCCGGTATGCAGGCCCGTGTCCTCGCCACAGCCGCCGAGGCCCCGACGCTCGCGATCGCCGTCAACGCTTCGGCGTACCAGATCGCGGCCGCCTGCGCCGGCTGGCTGGGCGGCCGGGTCGTCGCCGGACCCGGCCTGTCCGCCATCTACCTGGTTGCCGCCGCAGCCACGGTTCTCGGTCTGGTCCTGACCGGATTCGTATCAGCGCGCCAGGCGGCGTACCGCAAGCTCGGCCAGCAGGGCTGA
- a CDS encoding M20 metallopeptidase family protein — protein sequence MSTRELAEGFREEIVTLRRALHQVPEFDLDLPKTQQLVLDALDGLPLEITLGKDLSSVTAVLRGGRGQLSSTRPVVLLRGDMDALPVTERVDVPFASQHTGMMHACGHDLHVAGLVGAAKVLCALKDELPGDVVFMFQPGEETSGGAPIMIREGVLDAAGRRADAAYGLHVGASSQPLGMWSSKPGPFMAAADQLHVRVIGEGTHGSTPFRGKDPIPVLCEIVTALQTMITRQFDVFDPVVLTVGRIAGGTKENIIPDDAFFDATVRTFSETARAKMQKSSIQLVENLAAAHGLQVEAEYQVGYPVTVNDEAEYAFARSVIEDLFGADCFRERPNPRCGAEDMSYVLNEVPGVYLNLSACAADDPDAAADNHSPLANFDDSVLPDASALLAELAVRRLAR from the coding sequence ATGAGTACCCGCGAGCTGGCGGAAGGGTTCCGCGAGGAGATCGTCACGCTGCGGCGTGCGCTGCACCAGGTGCCGGAGTTCGACCTCGACCTGCCGAAGACGCAGCAACTGGTCCTCGACGCACTCGACGGCCTGCCGCTGGAGATCACGCTCGGCAAGGACCTGTCCTCGGTGACCGCCGTACTCCGTGGCGGTCGCGGGCAGCTGTCATCCACACGTCCGGTCGTACTGCTGCGCGGGGACATGGACGCGCTGCCGGTCACCGAGCGCGTCGACGTACCGTTCGCGTCCCAGCACACCGGGATGATGCATGCCTGCGGCCACGACCTGCACGTCGCGGGGCTCGTCGGCGCGGCGAAGGTGCTGTGCGCGTTGAAGGACGAGCTGCCGGGCGACGTGGTGTTCATGTTCCAGCCCGGCGAGGAGACCTCCGGCGGGGCGCCGATCATGATCCGCGAGGGTGTGCTCGACGCGGCCGGGCGGCGGGCGGACGCGGCGTACGGGCTGCATGTCGGCGCGTCGTCGCAGCCGCTCGGGATGTGGAGCAGCAAGCCCGGGCCGTTCATGGCCGCGGCCGACCAGCTGCACGTCCGGGTGATCGGCGAGGGTACGCACGGGTCGACGCCGTTCCGCGGCAAGGACCCGATCCCGGTGCTGTGCGAGATCGTGACCGCCCTGCAGACGATGATCACCCGGCAGTTCGACGTGTTCGACCCGGTGGTGCTCACGGTCGGGCGGATCGCCGGCGGGACGAAGGAGAACATCATCCCGGACGACGCGTTCTTCGACGCGACCGTACGGACGTTCTCCGAGACGGCTCGGGCGAAGATGCAGAAGTCGTCGATCCAGCTCGTCGAGAACCTCGCGGCGGCACACGGCCTGCAGGTTGAGGCGGAGTACCAGGTCGGCTATCCGGTGACGGTCAACGACGAGGCCGAGTACGCGTTCGCCCGCTCGGTGATCGAGGACCTGTTCGGCGCCGACTGCTTCCGCGAACGCCCGAACCCGCGCTGCGGCGCCGAGGACATGTCGTACGTCCTGAACGAGGTGCCCGGCGTCTACCTGAACCTCAGCGCCTGCGCCGCCGACGACCCGGACGCAGCCGCCGACAACCACTCCCCCTTGGCCAACTTCGACGACTCGGTACTCCCCGACGCCTCAGCCCTGCTGGCCGAGCTTGCGGTACGCCGCCTGGCGCGCTGA
- a CDS encoding 5'-3' exonuclease, protein MLLDTASLYFRAFFGVPDTMKAADGTPTNAIRGLLDFIARLAENHRPTHMVACWDDNWRPSWRVALIPSYKAQRVEFVSPKGEQIEDVPDRLEVQVPYIRACLEAIGIAVVGAPDHEADDVIGTLSHQATMPVDVVTGDRDLFQLIDDIRGVRIVYTAARGVGRAEVYDEAALLAKYDIPAQRYADFATLRGDASDGLPGVKGIGEKTAAALVTSYGDLDAIRAAAADPSTPMAPGVKKKILADSDYLDVAPKVVAVAKDAPVGTYDATLPREIKDPERWLDLVELLELGSSAQRVMSALDLGPKA, encoded by the coding sequence ATGCTGCTCGACACCGCGTCGCTCTATTTCCGCGCGTTCTTCGGTGTGCCGGACACGATGAAGGCCGCCGACGGTACGCCGACGAACGCGATCCGCGGGCTGCTGGACTTCATCGCCCGGCTCGCCGAGAACCACCGGCCGACCCACATGGTCGCCTGCTGGGACGACAACTGGCGTCCCTCCTGGCGGGTCGCGCTGATTCCGTCGTACAAGGCGCAGCGGGTCGAGTTCGTGTCGCCGAAGGGCGAGCAGATCGAGGACGTACCGGACCGCCTGGAGGTGCAGGTGCCGTACATCCGCGCCTGCCTGGAGGCGATCGGGATCGCGGTCGTCGGCGCCCCGGACCACGAGGCCGACGACGTGATCGGGACGCTCTCGCACCAAGCGACGATGCCGGTCGACGTCGTCACCGGCGACCGCGACCTGTTCCAGCTGATCGACGACATCCGCGGCGTCCGGATCGTCTACACGGCGGCCCGCGGCGTCGGACGCGCCGAGGTGTACGACGAGGCCGCGCTGCTCGCGAAGTACGACATCCCCGCCCAGCGGTACGCCGACTTCGCCACGCTGCGTGGTGATGCGTCCGACGGGCTGCCCGGAGTGAAGGGCATCGGCGAGAAGACGGCCGCCGCGCTGGTCACGTCGTACGGCGATCTGGATGCGATCCGCGCCGCGGCCGCCGACCCGAGTACGCCGATGGCGCCTGGCGTGAAGAAGAAGATCCTGGCCGACAGCGACTACCTCGACGTCGCGCCCAAGGTGGTCGCGGTCGCGAAGGACGCCCCGGTCGGGACGTACGACGCGACGCTGCCGCGCGAGATCAAGGACCCGGAACGCTGGCTCGACCTGGTCGAACTGCTCGAACTCGGCAGCAGCGCGCAGCGCGTGATGTCCGCCCTCGACCTGGGCCCGAAAGCATGA
- a CDS encoding Lrp/AsnC family transcriptional regulator, with amino-acid sequence MEDLDRKIVGLLASDGRMSFTDLGKATGLSTSAVHQRVKRLEQRGIIQGYAATVDHTALDLPLTALISIRPIDPSQPDDSPERLRDVPEIESCYSVAGDSSYVLVVRVASPAALENLLAVIRARANVSTTTTIVLSTPYERRPPAL; translated from the coding sequence ATGGAGGACCTGGACCGCAAGATCGTCGGGCTGCTCGCGTCCGACGGCAGGATGAGCTTCACCGACCTGGGCAAGGCGACCGGCCTGTCCACGTCGGCCGTACATCAGCGGGTGAAGCGCCTCGAGCAGCGCGGCATCATCCAGGGGTACGCCGCCACCGTCGACCACACCGCGCTGGACCTGCCGCTGACCGCGCTGATCTCGATCCGGCCGATCGACCCGTCCCAGCCGGACGACTCCCCGGAGCGGCTCCGCGACGTCCCCGAGATCGAGTCCTGCTACTCGGTCGCGGGCGACTCCAGCTATGTCCTGGTCGTCCGGGTCGCCTCACCGGCCGCGCTGGAGAACCTGCTCGCGGTGATCCGCGCCCGCGCGAACGTCTCCACCACCACCACGATCGTCCTCAGCACACCGTACGAACGCCGCCCGCCAGCCCTGTGA
- a CDS encoding HAD family hydrolase, whose translation MKVLLTDLFSTLIPGGDASRDAVNAQMGAVLGVDPAAFQRAFDASSYDRFIGSYGDLPATLRVIAERCGGAPTTAQVQEATSLRRALARNLLSAAPPATLDTLGAFKAAGWRIGLVSNITAETQLQWPNSPMAQYCDATMFSAEVGAAKPDPAIYRAACTALGADPTDCIYVGDGNDGELPAAAALGMYTIRTLEHADNDPTWQGPTIKTFAELTTHLP comes from the coding sequence GTGAAGGTCCTGCTGACGGACCTGTTCAGCACCCTGATCCCCGGCGGCGACGCGTCCCGGGATGCGGTGAACGCCCAGATGGGCGCGGTGCTCGGCGTCGACCCGGCGGCGTTCCAGCGCGCCTTCGACGCGTCGTCGTACGACCGCTTCATCGGCTCGTACGGCGACCTGCCCGCGACCCTCCGGGTGATCGCCGAACGCTGCGGCGGCGCGCCGACGACGGCCCAGGTCCAGGAGGCCACCAGCCTGCGCCGGGCCCTCGCCCGCAACCTCCTGAGCGCCGCGCCGCCGGCGACCCTCGACACCCTCGGCGCGTTCAAGGCAGCCGGCTGGCGGATCGGCCTGGTCAGCAACATCACCGCCGAAACCCAACTCCAGTGGCCCAACAGCCCGATGGCGCAGTACTGCGACGCAACGATGTTCTCCGCCGAAGTCGGCGCCGCCAAACCCGACCCAGCGATCTACCGGGCAGCCTGCACGGCCCTCGGCGCCGACCCGACCGACTGCATCTACGTAGGCGACGGCAACGACGGCGAACTCCCCGCCGCGGCCGCCCTGGGCATGTACACCATCCGCACCCTCGAACACGCGGACAACGACCCAACCTGGCAAGGCCCAACAATCAAAACCTTCGCGGAACTGACGACCCACCTACCCTGA
- a CDS encoding KamA family radical SAM protein encodes MTDLITPELARSEPGDGQPYVYRQAELVEPDWTRLPGWKDVTAEEWRSVQWQRSHCVKNVKQLRDVMGDLLEDRLYEDLTRDQAERATMSMLLPPQMLNTIVPTGAPDYTAAFYADPVRRYMLPVFSDRRTDWPSHPHATRDSLHEHEMWATEGLTHRYPTKVLAEILPTCPQYCGHCTRMDLVGNSTPVIEKLKFVAKPQTRLDDMLDYLRRTPGVRDVVVSGGDVANMPWPRLEAFLMSLLEIENIRDIRMATKALMGMPQHWLSSDVLSGVERVASVARSRGVMVAMHTHVNAAQSITPLVAEASKAMLEAGLRDVRNQGVLMRGVNDSIPELLDLCFALLDGANITPYYFYMCDMIPFSEHWRVSVRDAQHLQHGILGYLPGFATPRIVCDVPYVGKRWVHQLSEYDEVRGISYWKKNYRTGIEQQDPEALNRTYEYYDPIDTLPTDGQNWWRQHAGNHLAEAEARAAASRTAAEAQTLLELN; translated from the coding sequence GTGACCGACCTGATCACCCCGGAGCTGGCCCGTTCGGAGCCCGGCGACGGCCAGCCGTACGTCTACCGGCAGGCCGAGCTCGTGGAACCCGACTGGACCCGGCTGCCCGGCTGGAAGGACGTCACCGCCGAGGAGTGGCGCTCGGTGCAGTGGCAGCGGTCGCACTGCGTGAAGAACGTGAAGCAGCTGCGTGACGTGATGGGCGACCTGCTCGAGGACCGGTTGTACGAGGACCTCACCCGCGACCAGGCCGAGCGCGCCACGATGTCGATGCTGCTGCCGCCGCAGATGCTGAACACGATCGTCCCTACCGGCGCCCCGGACTACACGGCCGCGTTCTACGCCGACCCGGTCCGCCGGTACATGCTCCCGGTGTTCAGTGACCGCCGTACCGACTGGCCGTCGCATCCGCACGCGACCCGGGACTCGCTGCACGAGCACGAGATGTGGGCCACGGAGGGGTTGACCCACCGCTACCCGACGAAGGTCCTCGCGGAGATCCTTCCGACCTGCCCGCAGTACTGCGGTCACTGCACCCGGATGGACCTCGTCGGCAACTCGACGCCGGTGATCGAGAAGCTGAAGTTCGTCGCCAAGCCGCAGACCCGGCTGGACGACATGCTCGACTACCTGCGCCGTACGCCGGGCGTCCGGGACGTCGTCGTCTCCGGCGGCGACGTGGCGAACATGCCGTGGCCGCGGCTCGAGGCGTTCCTGATGAGCCTGCTCGAGATCGAGAACATCCGCGACATCCGGATGGCCACGAAGGCACTGATGGGCATGCCACAGCACTGGCTGTCGTCCGACGTCCTGTCCGGGGTGGAACGCGTCGCGTCGGTCGCGCGCAGCCGGGGCGTGATGGTCGCGATGCACACCCACGTGAACGCCGCCCAGTCCATCACCCCGCTGGTCGCCGAGGCCTCCAAGGCGATGCTCGAGGCCGGCCTCCGTGACGTCCGCAACCAGGGCGTGCTGATGCGCGGCGTCAACGACTCGATCCCGGAGCTCCTCGACCTGTGCTTCGCGCTGCTCGACGGCGCGAACATCACGCCGTACTACTTCTACATGTGCGACATGATCCCGTTCTCCGAGCACTGGCGGGTCTCGGTCCGCGACGCCCAGCACCTCCAGCACGGCATCCTCGGCTACCTCCCCGGCTTCGCGACCCCGCGCATCGTCTGCGACGTCCCGTACGTCGGCAAGCGCTGGGTCCACCAGCTGTCCGAGTACGACGAGGTCCGCGGCATCTCGTACTGGAAGAAGAACTACCGCACCGGCATCGAACAGCAGGACCCCGAGGCGCTGAACCGCACCTACGAGTACTACGACCCGATCGACACCCTCCCCACCGACGGCCAGAACTGGTGGCGCCAGCACGCCGGCAACCACCTGGCCGAAGCCGAAGCCCGAGCCGCCGCTTCCCGCACCGCAGCCGAGGCGCAAACCCTCCTCGAGCTGAACTAG
- a CDS encoding L-erythro-3,5-diaminohexanoate dehydrogenase, producing the protein MSSSPVGLHRVLAPSGVLPQAAEKLDARPEIWPDEVRISVERLNLDAASYRQLAETHGGDGTAIRRAVLDIVATRGKMQNPVTGSGGMLVGVVDEAGPDSPLGVRKGDRVATLVSLTLTPLRITDELKDWDGKSEQVPAQGHAILFARSIVAKLPDDLKPELSLAVMDVCGAPALTARVVRAYVDKGIEPVVSVIGGAGKSGSLSLAAARRAGAARTIGIVPFQAEHDRLTAAGLADVVALADARDPVALAQAVGEPADITVVCVDVPGCEHGAVLSTAAGGTVIFFSMATSFSAAALGAEGLAADVTMLVGNGYVPGHAEYAMELLRSEPGVRGLFESRLAED; encoded by the coding sequence GTGTCATCGAGCCCGGTAGGACTGCACCGCGTCCTCGCCCCGTCCGGCGTACTGCCGCAGGCGGCGGAGAAACTCGACGCGCGCCCCGAGATCTGGCCTGACGAGGTCCGGATCTCGGTCGAACGCCTGAACCTGGACGCCGCGTCGTACCGCCAGCTGGCCGAGACGCACGGCGGCGACGGTACGGCGATCCGCCGCGCGGTGCTGGACATCGTCGCGACCCGCGGCAAGATGCAGAACCCGGTCACCGGCTCCGGCGGGATGCTCGTCGGCGTGGTCGACGAGGCCGGCCCGGACTCGCCGCTCGGCGTCCGCAAGGGCGACCGGGTCGCGACCCTGGTCTCGCTGACGCTGACCCCGCTGCGGATCACCGACGAGCTGAAGGACTGGGACGGCAAGAGCGAGCAAGTCCCGGCGCAGGGGCACGCGATCCTGTTCGCCCGGTCGATCGTCGCGAAGCTCCCCGATGACTTGAAGCCCGAGCTGTCGCTGGCCGTGATGGACGTCTGCGGTGCGCCCGCATTGACGGCGCGGGTGGTCCGCGCGTATGTCGACAAAGGCATAGAGCCTGTCGTGTCAGTAATTGGCGGCGCAGGGAAGTCCGGCTCGCTCTCACTGGCCGCCGCGCGCAGGGCGGGTGCGGCGCGCACGATCGGGATCGTGCCGTTCCAGGCCGAGCACGACCGGTTGACGGCGGCCGGGCTCGCGGACGTGGTCGCGCTGGCGGACGCGCGCGATCCGGTCGCCCTCGCACAGGCGGTGGGGGAGCCCGCGGACATCACCGTTGTGTGCGTCGACGTACCAGGGTGTGAGCACGGCGCCGTACTGTCGACCGCGGCGGGCGGCACCGTGATCTTCTTCTCGATGGCGACGTCGTTCTCGGCGGCGGCGCTCGGCGCGGAAGGGCTCGCCGCGGACGTGACGATGCTGGTCGGTAACGGGTACGTGCCCGGCCACGCGGAGTACGCCATGGAGCTGTTGCGGTCCGAGCCGGGTGTCCGTGGTCTGTTCGAGAGCAGGCTGGCGGAGGATTAG
- a CDS encoding amidohydrolase: MRTLLTNGSVYSPADPHATAIAFDDGVVTWLGDDTGAGSYADGADEVIDLDGKLVTPAFVDAHVHAAGTGAVLTGLDLAGTTSLTGALDKLKAFAANLPADAVIDSAGWDETKWPEGRAPTGQELDAAAGGRRVYLSRIDGHSGVVSSALFDVARGEGFDESGRVERHANHLVRDALSELVGPEQRRTEIEAALRAMASKGIGAFHEMAAPHIGPLWELPIVREVAEELGLAATLYWGEPGAFEHIGTYGLAGLAGDLNADGALGSRTAALKEPYADRADHRGHAYLTPEQIAEHVIACTERNVQAGFHCIGDQAMENIARGFELAAEKVGVQALVAARHRLEHVEMVDEATIATLARCGVVASVQPMFDAHWGGPDGMYAERVGDRWRGMNPFGSLARAGVVLAFGSDAPVTELGGWEAVRAAAFHHEQSERITVRAAFQAHTRGGWRAVGIDDAGVLAPSTAATYAIWQTDADLVVQTPDQRVAAWSTDPRAGVPVLPDLSEGTPVCLRTAVGGRVIYEAEGWSQ; the protein is encoded by the coding sequence GTGCGCACACTTCTGACGAACGGTTCCGTCTACTCGCCCGCCGACCCCCACGCGACCGCGATCGCCTTCGACGACGGGGTGGTGACCTGGCTCGGCGACGACACCGGCGCCGGCTCGTACGCCGACGGCGCGGACGAGGTGATCGACCTGGACGGCAAGCTGGTGACGCCGGCGTTCGTGGATGCCCACGTCCACGCGGCGGGTACGGGCGCGGTGCTGACCGGTCTCGATCTCGCCGGTACGACGTCGTTGACCGGCGCGCTCGACAAGCTCAAGGCGTTCGCGGCGAACCTGCCCGCGGATGCGGTGATCGACAGCGCCGGGTGGGACGAGACCAAGTGGCCGGAAGGTCGCGCGCCGACCGGGCAGGAGCTGGATGCGGCGGCCGGTGGGAGGCGTGTGTACCTGTCGCGGATCGACGGTCACTCGGGCGTGGTGTCGTCCGCGTTGTTCGACGTCGCGCGCGGTGAGGGTTTCGACGAGAGCGGACGCGTCGAGCGGCACGCGAACCACCTGGTGCGGGACGCGTTGAGCGAGCTGGTCGGGCCGGAGCAGCGGAGGACGGAGATCGAAGCAGCCCTGCGGGCGATGGCCTCGAAGGGTATCGGCGCGTTCCACGAGATGGCGGCGCCGCACATCGGGCCGCTGTGGGAGCTGCCGATCGTGCGGGAGGTCGCCGAGGAGCTGGGACTGGCGGCGACCCTGTACTGGGGTGAGCCGGGGGCGTTCGAGCACATCGGTACGTACGGGCTGGCGGGCCTCGCCGGTGACCTGAATGCGGACGGCGCACTCGGCTCCCGGACCGCGGCCCTGAAGGAGCCGTACGCCGATCGGGCCGACCACCGTGGACACGCATACCTGACCCCGGAGCAGATCGCCGAGCACGTGATCGCGTGTACGGAGCGGAACGTGCAGGCCGGGTTCCACTGCATCGGGGACCAGGCCATGGAGAACATCGCCCGCGGGTTCGAGCTCGCCGCGGAGAAGGTCGGCGTGCAGGCGCTGGTTGCCGCGCGCCACCGTCTCGAGCACGTCGAAATGGTCGACGAGGCAACTATCGCGACACTCGCCCGCTGTGGCGTGGTGGCCAGCGTGCAGCCGATGTTCGACGCCCACTGGGGAGGTCCGGACGGCATGTACGCCGAGCGCGTCGGCGACCGCTGGCGGGGCATGAACCCGTTCGGCTCGCTGGCCCGCGCCGGCGTCGTACTGGCGTTCGGGTCGGACGCCCCGGTCACCGAGCTCGGCGGCTGGGAGGCCGTACGCGCGGCCGCGTTCCACCACGAGCAGTCCGAGCGGATCACCGTCCGCGCCGCGTTCCAGGCGCACACGCGCGGCGGTTGGCGGGCCGTCGGGATCGACGACGCGGGAGTACTCGCACCCAGCACCGCCGCGACGTACGCGATCTGGCAGACCGACGCCGACCTGGTCGTGCAGACGCCGGACCAGCGGGTGGCCGCGTGGTCGACGGATCCGCGGGCGGGCGTACCGGTGCTGCCGGATCTGAGCGAGGGCACTCCTGTCTGCCTGCGGACTGCCGTCGGCGGTCGCGTCATCTATGAAGCCGAGGGATGGTCCCAGTGA
- a CDS encoding lysine 5,6-aminomutase subunit alpha, which translates to MSGTAKKLDLDPVTVRKARSLARKAGKPIVNLARQHTTVSVERAVLRLAGLTGADTEGIPWVNRLADTVRADVGLEHGLALPVWDALVRGEAEDLAVLAQKAASGSVAFRMPEGRDAVRARSAARRSAAAGMKRIDGRRRERDRLVKRHGDPEQRPWIYLIVATGDIYEDIPQAQAAAREGADIIAVIRSTGQSLLDYVPEGATREGFAGTYATQENFRLMRAALDESSRELGRYVRLTNYASGLCMPEIATLAGLERLDMMLNDSMYGILFRDINPIRTFVDQRFSRQIHARAGIIINTGEDNYLTTADAVEAAHTVTVSQLLNEYFAKEAGLEDWQLGLGHAFEINPDIPDSFRLELAHAMLARQLFPNAPLKWMPPTRHMTGDVFRGYLLDGFFNLVGAMTGQGILLVGMMTEAVVTPWISDRDLALQNVRYVLGAAGNLHEDFRPEPNGFIAQRARQVLGESVELLDRIVDDGLLNAIGDGTFGLMKRPQNAGRGLDGVARRSAEYYNPAIELLEEGSR; encoded by the coding sequence GTGAGTGGTACTGCGAAGAAGCTCGACCTCGATCCGGTCACCGTCCGGAAGGCGCGTAGCCTCGCGCGCAAGGCCGGCAAGCCGATCGTGAACCTGGCCCGGCAGCACACCACGGTGTCGGTGGAGCGAGCGGTACTGCGGCTTGCCGGGCTGACCGGCGCCGACACCGAAGGCATCCCGTGGGTGAACCGCCTCGCCGACACCGTGCGCGCCGACGTCGGGCTCGAGCACGGTCTCGCCCTGCCGGTCTGGGACGCGCTGGTCCGCGGCGAGGCCGAGGACCTCGCCGTACTGGCGCAGAAGGCCGCATCGGGGTCCGTGGCCTTCCGGATGCCCGAGGGCCGCGACGCCGTGCGGGCGCGGTCCGCGGCACGGAGGTCTGCGGCCGCCGGGATGAAGCGGATCGACGGCCGGCGGCGCGAGCGGGACCGGCTGGTCAAGCGGCACGGCGACCCGGAGCAGCGGCCGTGGATCTACCTGATCGTTGCCACCGGCGACATCTACGAGGACATCCCGCAGGCGCAGGCGGCCGCGCGCGAGGGTGCGGACATCATCGCGGTGATCCGGTCGACCGGGCAGTCGCTGCTCGACTACGTACCGGAGGGCGCGACCCGGGAAGGTTTCGCAGGTACCTACGCGACGCAGGAGAACTTCCGCCTGATGCGCGCCGCCCTGGACGAGTCCTCGCGCGAGTTGGGTCGCTACGTGCGGCTGACGAACTACGCGTCCGGGCTGTGCATGCCGGAGATCGCGACGCTGGCCGGGCTCGAGCGGCTCGACATGATGCTGAACGACTCGATGTACGGGATCCTGTTCCGCGACATCAACCCGATCCGGACGTTCGTCGACCAGCGGTTCAGCCGGCAGATCCACGCCCGCGCCGGGATCATCATCAACACCGGCGAGGACAACTACCTGACCACCGCGGACGCGGTCGAGGCGGCGCACACGGTCACGGTGTCGCAGCTGCTGAACGAGTACTTCGCCAAGGAGGCCGGGCTGGAGGACTGGCAGCTCGGGCTCGGGCACGCGTTCGAGATCAACCCGGACATCCCGGACTCGTTCCGGCTGGAGCTGGCGCACGCGATGCTGGCCCGGCAGCTGTTCCCGAACGCGCCGCTGAAGTGGATGCCGCCGACCCGGCACATGACCGGCGACGTGTTCCGCGGGTACCTGCTGGACGGGTTCTTCAACCTGGTCGGCGCGATGACCGGGCAGGGCATCCTGCTGGTCGGCATGATGACCGAGGCGGTGGTCACGCCGTGGATCTCGGACCGGGACCTGGCGCTGCAGAACGTCCGGTACGTGTTGGGGGCCGCAGGCAACCTTCACGAGGACTTCCGCCCGGAGCCGAACGGGTTCATCGCGCAGCGCGCCCGGCAGGTGCTGGGTGAGTCGGTGGAGCTGCTCGACCGGATCGTCGACGACGGTCTGCTGAACGCGATCGGCGACGGCACCTTCGGACTGATGAAACGTCCTCAGAACGCCGGCCGTGGCCTGGACGGGGTCGCCCGCAGGTCGGCCGAGTACTACAACCCGGCGATCGAGCTGCTCGAGGAGGGCTCCCGATGA